The Vespa velutina chromosome 19, iVesVel2.1, whole genome shotgun sequence region TAAACAACCGTGATGCAGGTGTATAATCAAACCTACCTGTACTCAAATTAGAGGAAGAACCTTTCTTTCCACGACTAGGCGTAAGAGCTCCAGAATCCAATTCCGTACCAGCGTCTACGTGAATTGTCTTTGGTCGTGGACGCGTCGTTGCAGTCTTATTACGTAATTTGGTTGGTTTTATTGCATTCAACAATTCCTTGTCAATGACTTTTCCCTAAAGATTGAATAGGGAtacgatgtaaaaaaaaaaaaaaaagaaagaatgaaagaagaaaaaaaaaacgtcaacaaagtaataatcatcattatcagcaaatatataatttaattgaatgcTTACTTCTCTTTCAGCTTCCTCAATAGCTTTCTTAACTTTATATTGTTCTAAAATATTTGCTCTCCTCtgtctttcctcttccttcttacgTGCTCTCTCTTCtgcttttaatttctcttgttctctacGTGCTTGAGCTTCggcttcctttctttctttcatttcttcttgcTGTTGTCTTCTCTGTAGCGACAGTAACATTAtacgttccttctttctttccatttcgtCTAATgaattctaaaaatattagatatgtaataataaattatcatcaattatacatttaacattttaattatatatcatttataaacaCAGACTCACTGGATCAGGATTTGTTAATTGTTTTCCAATAACTAAACCAGCACTACTAGATTGACGACCTTCCGTACTACTATCACGTTGCCTTTCTCTTTGACGTtctctatatatttcattttgtaattctctatctcttatttcttgtctatgaaattctctcttttcggcTTGACGTtgcctttctctttcaaaatctCTCTGTGCTTCCAataatttttgtctttctGTGACACTAACAGGTGGTGATTCTGTACGTACCCCGAAATCTTCGTGTTCTATGTAAGAAGACACGTTTCTTTcctacaaaataattattgtatgtaataacgaagacatatatatatatatatatatttttttttttttcaatacttgAGACAAATCAggttttatcaattttttaaaaaatatgtttagaATAATTACCTTCTTCGGAGATGTTCTTTTAACTCTAAGAGTTGGTTTTGGCTTCTTAGGCACATCGTTATCAAATGAAATGTAGAAACCCTTTTCACCGGCATCTGTAGGATCAAGCGGTGTAACTTCTGGGGTTCTCGAAGGAGATGGTGTTGCTTCTCTGAGGGATGGATGAGGTTGAAAAGAATTTCGTGATATCGAAGGCCTAGTTGGAGATGGTATCCTGTATGTTCGACTACCTGAAGTAATATGCAAACCACGTATACCTTCTACGACTTCATCGTCGTTCcctaaaaattattatctcggattagagatatattaattcaattatttttttgttcaattgatatataaatatatgtattaaccAATGAACGATATATTTTGTGGTTTCATATCATCAACAGGTGGAGCTGGAACAGGAGTATGTAAAGTTGCACATTGCCTTTTTTCAGTTGGACTTTCACATGTCATTGGAATATGATGTATAGTCGGCCTTTTAGATTCTGGACTTTCGCTCATTAACTGACTTATTCGATGAATCTATAAtgcgtaaaatatataaataaatataattattattagttctaatattttcttttatatttcaaccaataaaataatcttacgGCATTACGATGTTGTGGACTAGCAGTCGTTGATGCAGTTTGATTAAAAAGTGATGCAGACGTTGGATAAGTTGAAACAGGCTGATTCATTTGATTATTACAAAGACTATGATCTCCACCATTAAGATACCTTGGCTCTTGAGATGTTTCATGAAATACAAAACCTTTTTGTTGTGATGGATGAGTATTCCAACTTCTTGTATCTTGATATAAACGCATATCTTGTTGATAAGCTAtaaattattggaaatatttcaataagatattgaataataaaatgataagtaATATATGAATGACCAAGAGATTTACCAGTGGATTGTGGATTGAATCGTGAATCAATAGATTGTTGGTATCCAACATTCATTTCGTTAGCTAAATTTTGACTTGGCGGTGGTTGTCCCCATGTTCTCCTTTGTAATTGTGGTTGATCGTGCAAATAAAACTGTGACTGTTGAGAATCTTGTATTCTCGGATTTAATGTACTCATCGGAGGCATACCATAGGactaaaaaatgaaaatatttcaaattaagaaaaataaagaaatttatccaaaaaaatatcttacttGTATATGCTGCTGACTAAGGCTTTGCAATTGTTGCAATTGTTGTTGCATTTGTTGTTGATGCTGTGTCATTAAGTGCTGTTGTTGTATTTGATTTTGTTGATTAGCTAAACGTTGTATATCAGCTTGTATCTCACTGAGGCTGTTATTcattctatattaaaaatatatgttaataataattacattttcataAACATAATTGTAACATataggattatatatatatatataattcaaatgtatatatatatatatatatatatatatatatatatatcaaatactAACAGTGATATAGATTGATGATACTGTTCTAAATCCATGTTTTCTATGTCCGGAGTACGTCTTGTTTCAATAAATGGTGCGTTTCCATCCTGCTCCAACCATTTATGCTCTACATCTCGAACATCTTCGCTGATTTCCTgcatatatcattataattttatataatttcttcgcGATATCATAGATAATTCTCTgaataatctattatataaaagaatgaattattattattatataataaattatatatatatatatataaaattacaatgttTAATGTTGTAAATtcactataaaatataataaaaaataacaaacttgaaatattacaaatttacatttaagatcatttattgtattgtattcttaaaaaaaaaaaaaaagttaaagatCTGCTAAAATATATCacatttatcaatttatttttaatcaatatttcatattactgTATAAAAcacaacaataattataacacaattaagtctaaatatataaataaataaataataaaatcagtGATAAAATTTCTAGATTAAAAAGTGCCATTGTggcataaattatataaaagcaaaggatagaaaatacaaaaaagaataggaaaaagaaaaaaaaaaaaggaaaaagaaatcatatacAGAACATTCATATGAACAACATACGCACACAACCCATAAGTTATCCTTTtgttaatgttaaaataaaaatgcaaaagagtaaacagaaaataatcaatatcaataaaaatatgctTGTGAGTAGCATACAACATTTTTTCAAGAGTGTTTAGTACTGCATCATGCACTTCacaattcatttaatttaaaaatggtaTAGGGGAAAAGGagaattgttataatattcataattaaaatatatttgtattgttTCGTTTTCCTCGAATActcactattattatcatctaaaagcataaataattaattcgattgttaaaaaaaaaaaaaaaaaaaaaaaagaggtgaACGTTCTCTACTaagaagtaatataaaaagcaATCATACGCCGCTTAAGAAACTTTTggcttaatttttttttttttgttccctttttattatttttaaatgatgacAATGAGAActgtaataatgaattatttttttattcgattcatTTACTATACTTAtgcataagaaaaaataaaaatacaattggATTGATATTTTGAAGCCATACAAAAGCacatattaattgtttaaagaaaaaaaaaagagaaaaaaaaaaatgtattgctGCATTACATTTTCCAAGTTCCTGCCTGGAGAGAAATCTTTTATGTAGTATCGTACCTTGAGAGAGAAGGGTCTCTGTGGTTTTTCTTGAGAGGGTTGTTGGGGTACAGGAATGGCCTCAGATACACTTGTTGGGGTCTCCCCCGAAGATGCAGAGGTTACTGGGGTGGGGGGACCAATTTCTTCCGGACTGTCCCCCCCAGATGTTGACGAGGAAGGAGACTTTACCTTACCCTGCAACCAGCCCAACCAGCGTGCCTTGTTAAGTACTCAGAGTCCGCCACCAACCACCGTACACCATGGAAGAGTGTGTCCATAACCAAATTTTACGTTCAAGCATTAAGAGCCAAAgcttatttaataaaagttcttgcaaatcatatatatatatatattttttttttttgtttttttcttttttatagctAATTTACTACATGTGCACAAACTCTCTAAAtttcctttgaaaaatattttatacatagaaAAGGGCAATTAACACAATGCGATGGCTCCAactaaagataaatttaacacaatatatatatatgtattaaaaaaaaaaaaaaatttcatttgtaaaattcataataattttatcacgtTAATAGCATTTTTAATCTATATCATTGCAATATTTTTAAGCgcaaatgatttatattgtgtcaataaatgttttatgtcgatatttctattataattgactaagtatataaataaaatgcttGACTTCATCTCTCTcagttatatatacatcaataataaataattcaaacatGCATACCAGCACcttaagggggaaaaaaaataaaaaaaaataaaataaaataaaacaatgcaTATCTCACAAgttcatatttttgtttcaaatgttttacgtagaaattattaattaaaaaaataattcataaaagcaataatactaaaataacaaaataaatataaattttaaaccttactatatatatatataaaaaaaaaaaaaaaaaaaaagaaaaaaaataataagatcaaTGTGCATCAATATGCACTCACCACCATGAACAGctgaaagatgagaaaaagaatagtattaaaaataatattattattagtatcaataataattatttgacaaaaatgcaaagagaaatggaaaagaaataaatcgtattACTGAAGCAAATTATATGGAAGAAATATTAGAttgaaaatctataaaatataaagagaatgaaatataaatgaaataattagtGAAAAAGATGTGCAGCTTTTTTACCTTAACCAAATAGTTATGTATATGCTCCAAgctcatatttttttgttaataaaaaaaataaaaaataaaaaaaaaaaaaaaaaaaaaaacatgtacTTCTAAATTGTACAATATacaatatgattaaaaaaaaaaaaaaaaggaaaaagaaaaaaaaaatctacaaaCAGCATTAAAACTTAATGAATCATTCCATGTCAATCATTGTATTCTTCaaactttgaaataattctttgattcataataattattaaatattcattgtttGAAAATAGAATGATTGACGAATGATTTGACTGTGcttataatactatataatacatacacatatgtatgcgataatgttataatatgCGATATGCACAACACAAATATAGGATGACAAagtgacgaagaaaaagaaacactaaactttttttttaattatatctatatgcaTTGATCTATACTAAACACCCGTGCCTAAATTTCGGAATGAATCATCGATTCATGTCTACGTATAATGTTctgtttcaaataaataaattatatatagtgTAGGATGTAATATGCAAATTTGTAGGAATCTATGATTACGAGGTTGAAAGAAATCATTAATAGTCATTTGTctaaaaaattgaaacgatcgtgattaaattaaaaacataatgttatcgatgaatttaaaaattaatcaaatatcattataataatataccttTGTAACCGCTTGTAGAAAAGCAGCTTTTCCAACTTTTTGTCGTTGCTTCGACATAACGACttccattcttcttttttcattttcaatatgacgacgtttttcttctaactttaatctaatattatttaactgCGAGGCCATTACAGTGTTACCACCATTTTCGTctaattacaaaaagaaaaaaagaagaagaagaaaaaaaaaaaaaaaaaaaaaaaaaaataaaggaaagaaaaataacaggagaaaaaaattaatttttatacttatataaaacaatatacgTGTTATATTACAACAAAATCTTACCGATTGACTGATGTTCTATCTGTTGAGAATGTTGCGTACTTTGTTGTTGCCATGTTGTCGTATTTGGTAATGTCGCAAATGTAGTCTTTTTCTCTGCAATTCCATTTCCATTACTTTGACCATACTTTTTACTCGATACATTAGATTTTGTAGAGTTATCATCTCTTTCTTGATCAGTATAAGTGAGATTGATCCCCTTTTCCATACTCTGTTTACTGAGGTTTGAAAAACTTGATAATTTAGTTGTAttaccatcgttattatcattttcactGGAATGTAAAATGCTCTTGAGTGCAACATTATCCAAGCTAGAATTTGATGCTTGTCTTCTCAACCTGGATGGTTCTTCATTGTTATAACCATTATCAGCGAGTATATGTTGAACACCACTTCCATAAACATCCTGAACGCTTGAACGTGCAGGAAGAGTTGGTTCGGCGGTACTTCTTTTACCAGTATACACTCCTACTTCCTTATCCGGATTTCTACCAAAGTTATGTAAATTATCCTGCGTAAAAAATCTTCCATAGTGTAAtccgtattttttttttcttttcttttcttttttttctgtctttctttttactctttctttctttttttttttttttatctttttttttttctttttctaaaatccAAAATTATTAGAGCCAAGAAGCTTACCTGAGATCCACCAAAATTTTCAATAGTTAATTGAGAATCATCAGTAACACTATTACGTCTAGATCGACGGCCGGCATAAGAAGTTCTTCTTTGATCTTCCCAATTACTTGGTCGTCCAGCTGCTTCCGCTCTACCAATAGTTTTTTCATCAGCCACAGAGCTCAAAGTAGGAATACCTTTTCCACGATGTACTATGAAACTTTCCTCGCTACCGGCCCTTCtgtaataatcaattatttatacgaataaataaaagaaatgaatgatcCTTGAGATTTCACAAAAgttcatcgtttttattgcGCGCGTACCTATCGTCATAAGAATGGCTCTCGGCAGTTTGTTGCAAAGATTGTGACTTCTTTACAGTACTGGATGGCACGCTTTTTGCAActagaaaaaaacaattgaaaaGGACGATTTTATGATGcgtgttatttataataagagaTAACATACGAAATCccaaatatatctaaatacataagaaaaataacaaaaagggaaaaagaaataagatgaatataataaatcaattctgtatatatacgcatatatatatatatatacacatatatatcatattatttaagCTAAAATGTATGAAATTTGGATGGCTAacttaaaagagaataaacacCACTCAATATTAAAttctaacgatattaaaaggCAAAAGATATAATGGGAGAAGAATCATGATCCCTTAAAgcagaaaaaatagaaacctATGCGAAAGTGaacaattgaaaaatcatcgtagaaaataaaagcttatatcatacaattataatgtagatgtttatataaaattataatgtaattaataactaCAATCTAATAACTAGCAAATACTGGATCATTATTCTAATGTATTCACGAttctgaaaataaatcaaattaaaataaggaaaaaggaatgtgagatgattaaaaatgatatatatatatatatatatatatatatatatatatatatatatatatatatatacacatacatacatatatatatatattgcttatatataatataggttgcttatatataatatatatatatacatatacatatatataaaatcataagtaacacatatacatatacacaatatacaTCGCAAAACAAACATACTAACTGAATATGGAGtagattatcattattatcattatcattattattattattattattattattattattattatcattattattattattattattgttattattattattattattattattattgttattattattattattattttaatgaatctcCTAAATTTCCTCCACTTCTGGGCgctatgttatatatatatataatataatagtagaCGTCTCTCAACCTCAtgcaaaataaatagaattcgAAGCGAATGCAAGCAGCAGCCATTGCCGCACATATAGAAATATGTTCATCGCGGGACATATATGTTATTTACATGCAATCATGTTGAAGGGGATTGCTACACTTTATGACAATGATCAGATGTTATGCACATAGTTATGGATTAGTAACAAGCAGTGCGCTCCTAATACCTGTACTTATGTACAGATATAATAAGATACTATAGATATAAATGCttgagatatatatacgtttttttttttttttcaatgcaaAACGCATTTGTATGACTGacgaaaataaacgaattctATTCACATTAGACGGGAATTTATTCACTCGTATCATCATAGATTTCCCTAATATGTGTGTGTCAAGACGTTTTTGTAACATCGACG contains the following coding sequences:
- the LOC124955607 gene encoding patronin isoform X19, coding for MDRNAGDDRRKGPAGEHHLQQQQQQQQQHQQQQYQLAGGDAEHFSDAYDSRQAKQRASVKWLLSKAYNNRVPDNLREPYYRDHEDQEHLKPQIVHALSNAELYCLALANIYSDPNYHNQNHCGILQALARKGVNVAESNNTQLTETILIQNSPIKMSAHMAVIEGLMALYAKEVVTGDRVVSAIRRFDPQANVEVPNDHEKGLLLWITHASHALIAKIQTEEGAGDKTRLSELPAAKDFQSLCDGVGLAAVVAFYCPGELNWMDIRVSKRPSVADALHNLSLVHTFCIRCLPYSIFHMQPEDVTYMRGSMKPNLVVFLADMYNVLEIHPAKCVRYPGEERAMQFLDACPRNSHGVAHKRSLPQSIAPIPDLRSNLSVSAPGFTVAKSVPSSTVKKSQSLQQTAESHSYDDRRAGSEESFIVHRGKGIPTLSSVADEKTIGRAEAAGRPSNWEDQRRTSYAGRRSRRNSVTDDSQLTIENFGGSQDNLHNFGRNPDKEVGVYTGKRSTAEPTLPARSSVQDVYGSGVQHILADNGYNNEEPSRLRRQASNSSLDNVALKSILHSSENDNNDGNTTKLSSFSNLSKQSMEKGINLTYTDQERDDNSTKSNVSSKKYGQSNGNGIAEKKTTFATLPNTTTWQQQSTQHSQQIEHQSIDENGGNTVMASQLNNIRLKLEEKRRHIENEKRRMEVVMSKQRQKVGKAAFLQAVTKLFMVGKVKSPSSSTSGGDSPEEIGPPTPVTSASSGETPTSVSEAIPVPQQPSQEKPQRPFSLKEISEDVRDVEHKWLEQDGNAPFIETRRTPDIENMDLEQYHQSISLMNNSLSEIQADIQRLANQQNQIQQQHLMTQHQQQMQQQLQQLQSLSQQHIQSYGMPPMSTLNPRIQDSQQSQFYLHDQPQLQRRTWGQPPPSQNLANEMNVGYQQSIDSRFNPQSTAYQQDMRLYQDTRSWNTHPSQQKGFVFHETSQEPRYLNGGDHSLCNNQMNQPVSTYPTSASLFNQTASTTASPQHRNAIHRISQLMSESPESKRPTIHHIPMTCESPTEKRQCATLHTPVPAPPVDDMKPQNISFIGNDDEVVEGIRGLHITSGSRTYRIPSPTRPSISRNSFQPHPSLREATPSPSRTPEVTPLDPTDAGEKGFYISFDNDVPKKPKPTLRVKRTSPKKERNVSSYIEHEDFGVRTESPPVSVTERQKLLEAQRDFERERQRQAEKREFHRQEIRDRELQNEIYRERQRERQRDSSTEGRQSSSAGLVIGKQLTNPDPNSLDEMERKKERIMLLSLQRRQQQEEMKERKEAEAQARREQEKLKAEERARKKEEERQRRANILEQYKVKKAIEEAEREGKVIDKELLNAIKPTKLRNKTATTRPRPKTIHVDAGTELDSGALTPSRGKKGSSSNLSTVSSVDSPDDGRGSSPCRSVKQLGRRGSYKTSRVGTQHYSAPILHRLLEFSIFPADMARS
- the LOC124955607 gene encoding patronin isoform X6; translated protein: MDRNAGDDRRKGPAGEHHLQQQQQQQQQHQQQQYQLAGGDAEHFSDAYDSRQAKQRASVKWLLSKAYNNRVPDNLREPYYRDHEDQEHLKPQIVHALSNAELYCLALANIYSDPNYHNQNHCGILQALARKGVNVAESNNTQLTETILIQNSPIKMSAHMAVIEGLMALYAKEVVTGDRVVSAIRRFDPQANVEVPNDHEKGLLLWITHASHALIAKIQTEEGAGDKTRLSELPAAKDFQSLCDGVGLAAVVAFYCPGELNWMDIRVSKRPSVADALHNLSLVHTFCIRCLPYSIFHMQPEDVTYMRGSMKPNLVVFLADMYNVLEIHPAKCVRYPGEERAMQFLDACPRNSHGVAHKRSLPQSIAPIPDLRSNLSVSAPGFTVAKSVPSSTVKKSQSLQQTAESHSYDDRRAGSEESFIVHRGKGIPTLSSVADEKTIGRAEAAGRPSNWEDQRRTSYAGRRSRRNSVTDDSQLTIENFGGSQDNLHNFGRNPDKEVGVYTGKRSTAEPTLPARSSVQDVYGSGVQHILADNGYNNEEPSRLRRQASNSSLDNVALKSILHSSENDNNDGNTTKLSSFSNLSKQSMEKGINLTYTDQERDDNSTKSNVSSKKYGQSNGNGIAEKKTTFATLPNTTTWQQQSTQHSQQIEHQSIDENGGNTVMASQLNNIRLKLEEKRRHIENEKRRMEVVMSKQRQKVGKAAFLQAVTKGKVKSPSSSTSGGDSPEEIGPPTPVTSASSGETPTSVSEAIPVPQQPSQEKPQRPFSLKEISEDVRDVEHKWLEQDGNAPFIETRRTPDIENMDLEQYHQSISLMNNSLSEIQADIQRLANQQNQIQQQHLMTQHQQQMQQQLQQLQSLSQQHIQSYGMPPMSTLNPRIQDSQQSQFYLHDQPQLQRRTWGQPPPSQNLANEMNVGYQQSIDSRFNPQSTAYQQDMRLYQDTRSWNTHPSQQKGFVFHETSQEPRYLNGGDHSLCNNQMNQPVSTYPTSASLFNQTASTTASPQHRNAIHRISQLMSESPESKRPTIHHIPMTCESPTEKRQCATLHTPVPAPPVDDMKPQNISFIGNDDEVVEGIRGLHITSGSRTYRIPSPTRPSISRNSFQPHPSLREATPSPSRTPEVTPLDPTDAGEKGFYISFDNDVPKKPKPTLRVKRTSPKKERNVSSYIEHEDFGVRTESPPVSVTERQKLLEAQRDFERERQRQAEKREFHRQEIRDRELQNEIYRERQRERQRDSSTEGRQSSSAGLVIGKQLTNPDPNSLDEMERKKERIMLLSLQRRQQQEEMKERKEAEAQARREQEKLKAEERARKKEEERQRRANILEQYKVKKAIEEAEREGKVIDKELLNAIKPTKLRNKTATTRPRPKTIHVDAGTELDSGALTPSRGKKGSSSNLSTASLTSPTMRRDYYRGSQDSLTAAHLDDRRSGPLYRGGSLRVSSVDSPDDGRGSSPCRSVKQLGRRGSYKTSRDVQEPQQQVRGRPKYPTYQNFKGRKSNSLMNLCDTDSGLGRATPPRRAPSPGMGSMRHLPSPSGPGSLPPGLMTKRRVFDDGSSDISSTPSSMMDYSGPRLYKQPTTKSNRGIMLNAVEYCVFPGTVNKEAKRKVLDEIARSESKHFLILFRDAGCQFRALYSYCPDREEVSKLYGTGPKQVFDKMFDKFFKYNSGGKCFSQVHTKHLTVTIDAFTIHDSLWQGKKVNLPNKKNMPLVI
- the LOC124955607 gene encoding patronin isoform X17: MDRNAGDDRRKGPAGEHHLQQQQQQQQQHQQQQYQLAGGDAEHFSDAYDSRQAKQRASVKWLLSKAYNNRVPDNLREPYYRDHEDQEHLKPQIVHALSNAELYCLALANIYSDPNYHNQNHCGILQALARKGVNVAESNNTQLTETILIQNSPIKMSAHMAVIEGLMALYAKEVVTGDRVVSAIRRFDPQANVEVPNDHEKGLLLWITHASHALIAKIQTEEGAGDKTRLSELPAAKDFQSLCDGVGLAAVVAFYCPGELNWMDIRVSKRPSVADALHNLSLVHTFCIRCLPYSIFHMQPEDVTYMRGSMKPNLVVFLADMYNVLEIHPAKCVRYPGEERAMQFLDACPRNSHGVAHKRSLPQSIAPIPDLRSNLSVSAPGFTVAKSVPSSTVKKSQSLQQTAESHSYDDRRAGSEESFIVHRGKGIPTLSSVADEKTIGRAEAAGRPSNWEDQRRTSYAGRRSRRNSVTDDSQLTIENFGGSQDNLHNFGRNPDKEVGVYTGKRSTAEPTLPARSSVQDVYGSGVQHILADNGYNNEEPSRLRRQASNSSLDNVALKSILHSSENDNNDGNTTKLSSFSNLSKQSMEKGINLTYTDQERDDNSTKSNVSSKKYGQSNGNGIAEKKTTFATLPNTTTWQQQSTQHSQQIEHQSIDENGGNTVMASQLNNIRLKLEEKRRHIENEKRRMEVVMSKQRQKVGKAAFLQAVTKLFMVGKVKSPSSSTSGGDSPEEIGPPTPVTSASSGETPTSVSEAIPVPQQPSQEKPQRPFSLKEISEDVRDVEHKWLEQDGNAPFIETRRTPDIENMDLEQYHQSISLMNNSLSEIQADIQRLANQQNQIQQQHLMTQHQQQMQQQLQQLQSLSQQHIQSYGMPPMSTLNPRIQDSQQSQFYLHDQPQLQRRTWGQPPPSQNLANEMNVGYQQSIDSRFNPQSTAYQQDMRLYQDTRSWNTHPSQQKGFVFHETSQEPRYLNGGDHSLCNNQMNQPVSTYPTSASLFNQTASTTASPQHRNAIHRISQLMSESPESKRPTIHHIPMTCESPTEKRQCATLHTPVPAPPVDDMKPQNISFIGNDDEVVEGIRGLHITSGSRTYRIPSPTRPSISRNSFQPHPSLREATPSPSRTPEVTPLDPTDAGEKGFYISFDNDVPKKPKPTLRVKRTSPKKERNVSSYIEHEDFGVRTESPPVSVTERQKLLEAQRDFERERQRQAEKREFHRQEIRDRELQNEIYRERQRERQRDSSTEGRQSSSAGLVIGKQLTNPDPNSLDEMERKKERIMLLSLQRRQQQEEMKERKEAEAQARREQEKLKAEERARKKEEERQRRANILEQYKVKKAIEEAEREGKVIDKELLNAIKPTKLRNKTATTRPRPKTIHVDAGTELDSGALTPSRGKKGSSSNLSTASLTSPTMRRDYYRGSQDSLTAAHLDDRRSGPLYRGGSLRVSSVDSPDDGRGSSPCRSVKQLGRRGSYKTSRDVQEPQQQVRGRPKYPTYQNFKGRKSNSLMNLCAYEDGYF
- the LOC124955607 gene encoding patronin isoform X7, with translation MDRNAGDDRRKGPAGEHHLQQQQQQQQQHQQQQYQLAGGDAEHFSDAYDSRQDQEHLKPQIVHALSNAELYCLALANIYSDPNYHNQNHCGILQALARKGVNVAESNNTQLTETILIQNSPIKMSAHMAVIEGLMALYAKEVVTGDRVVSAIRRFDPQANVEVPNDHEKGLLLWITHASHALIAKIQTEEGAGDKTRLSELPAAKDFQSLCDGVGLAAVVAFYCPGELNWMDIRVSKRPSVADALHNLSLVHTFCIRCLPYSIFHMQPEDVTYMRGSMKPNLVVFLADMYNVLEIHPAKCVRYPGEERAMQFLDACPRNSHGVAHKRSLPQSIAPIPDLRSNLSVSAPGFTVAKSVPSSTVKKSQSLQQTAESHSYDDRRAGSEESFIVHRGKGIPTLSSVADEKTIGRAEAAGRPSNWEDQRRTSYAGRRSRRNSVTDDSQLTIENFGGSQDNLHNFGRNPDKEVGVYTGKRSTAEPTLPARSSVQDVYGSGVQHILADNGYNNEEPSRLRRQASNSSLDNVALKSILHSSENDNNDGNTTKLSSFSNLSKQSMEKGINLTYTDQERDDNSTKSNVSSKKYGQSNGNGIAEKKTTFATLPNTTTWQQQSTQHSQQIEHQSIDENGGNTVMASQLNNIRLKLEEKRRHIENEKRRMEVVMSKQRQKVGKAAFLQAVTKLFMVGKVKSPSSSTSGGDSPEEIGPPTPVTSASSGETPTSVSEAIPVPQQPSQEKPQRPFSLKEISEDVRDVEHKWLEQDGNAPFIETRRTPDIENMDLEQYHQSISLMNNSLSEIQADIQRLANQQNQIQQQHLMTQHQQQMQQQLQQLQSLSQQHIQSYGMPPMSTLNPRIQDSQQSQFYLHDQPQLQRRTWGQPPPSQNLANEMNVGYQQSIDSRFNPQSTAYQQDMRLYQDTRSWNTHPSQQKGFVFHETSQEPRYLNGGDHSLCNNQMNQPVSTYPTSASLFNQTASTTASPQHRNAIHRISQLMSESPESKRPTIHHIPMTCESPTEKRQCATLHTPVPAPPVDDMKPQNISFIGNDDEVVEGIRGLHITSGSRTYRIPSPTRPSISRNSFQPHPSLREATPSPSRTPEVTPLDPTDAGEKGFYISFDNDVPKKPKPTLRVKRTSPKKERNVSSYIEHEDFGVRTESPPVSVTERQKLLEAQRDFERERQRQAEKREFHRQEIRDRELQNEIYRERQRERQRDSSTEGRQSSSAGLVIGKQLTNPDPNSLDEMERKKERIMLLSLQRRQQQEEMKERKEAEAQARREQEKLKAEERARKKEEERQRRANILEQYKVKKAIEEAEREGKVIDKELLNAIKPTKLRNKTATTRPRPKTIHVDAGTELDSGALTPSRGKKGSSSNLSTASLTSPTMRRDYYRGSQDSLTAAHLDDRRSGPLYRGGSLRVSSVDSPDDGRGSSPCRSVKQLGRRGSYKTSRDVQEPQQQVRGRPKYPTYQNFKGRKSNSLMNLCGSSSDQDGMMCRYTDTDSGLGRATPPRRAPSPGMGSMRHLPSPSGPGSLPPGLMTKRRVFDDGSSDISSTPSSMMDYSGPRLYKQPTTKSNRGIMLNAVEYCVFPGTVNKEAKRKVLDEIARSESKHFLILFRDAGCQFRALYSYCPDREEVSKLYGTGPKQVFDKMFDKFFKYNSGGKCFSQVHTKHLTVTIDAFTIHDSLWQGKKVNLPNKKNMPLVI